The Sinorhizobium alkalisoli genomic interval GAAACTACAGACGGCTGCGGCGAATCATCACCGCGCCCCCTTGTTTTGCGCGGCATTGGCGGCTAAGGGAACCGCCACTTTCTCCAGAAACGAGGATCTGTGCCAATGGCGATTGAACGTACCTTTTCGATGATCAAGCCGGATGCGACGAAGCGCAACCTGACCGGCGCCATCACCAAGATGCTCGAAGACGCCGGCCTGCGGGTCGTCGCTTCGAAGCGCGTGTGGATGAGCCGCCGCGAGGCTGAAGGCTTCTACGCCGTCCACAAGGAGCGCCCGTTCTTCGGCGAACTGGTCGAGTTCATGTCCTCCGGCCCGACGGTCGTTCAGGTTCTCGAAGGCGAGAACGCGATTGCCAAGAACCGCGAAATCATGGGCGCCACCAACCCGGCCAATGCCGACGAAGGCACCATCCGTAAGGTCTTCGCGCTGTCGATCGGCGAAAACTCCGTTCACGGTTCCGACGGTCCGGAAACGGCCGCCGAGGAAATCGCTTACTGGTTCGCCGGCACCGAGATCGTCGGCTGAATCAAAATCTTCGCTTCGGGCCGCAACGGCTTGAAACGATTCCATGAACGGGGCGGCGACGCCCCGTTTGCTTTATGCCGGGCAGGCGGCCATGTCGAACTGCATCGGCGCCAGACCGTCGCGGAAGACCTCCGGATTCTTGTCATAGGCCGGCCCCACCACCAGGGGCCTCGCCGGCAGGACATCCTGATCGACGTCGGACGTCACCGTCGTTTCCAATTTCTGCAGCGTTGCTCCGTCCGGCCCCTTGACCTCGATCGTCACGGCATAGGGCCTCTCTTTCCTGACGCAGGTGACATCGGGGCTTTCCAGCACGATTTTGTCGAGCTTGGGGAAGAGCTTGCGCGTGAGTGTCAGCGGCTCGCCGCCGGCGGGGTTCTCGAAACTCGCCACCACGACACTGCCGTCTGGGACGGGTTCGGTCTTGTTGAGTGTAATCATGTAGGTGGCGTAAGCCAGCCGGTAGTTGAACACGAATATCTTGCCGGTGAGCTTTAACGGGTCGGGCCCGGTCTCGCGCTGGCAGCCGATAAGAGCCACCGCGGCCAGG includes:
- the ndk gene encoding nucleoside-diphosphate kinase — encoded protein: MAIERTFSMIKPDATKRNLTGAITKMLEDAGLRVVASKRVWMSRREAEGFYAVHKERPFFGELVEFMSSGPTVVQVLEGENAIAKNREIMGATNPANADEGTIRKVFALSIGENSVHGSDGPETAAEEIAYWFAGTEIVG